The proteins below come from a single Acidobacteriota bacterium genomic window:
- a CDS encoding type II toxin-antitoxin system HicA family toxin, whose amino-acid sequence MKRKELEKNLKNMGWALVRHGRKHDIWSNGTLDVAVPRHREIHEYTARAILKLVDGEKE is encoded by the coding sequence ATGAAACGGAAGGAGTTGGAAAAAAATCTTAAGAACATGGGCTGGGCACTCGTTCGACATGGAAGAAAACATGACATTTGGTCGAATGGCACCTTGGATGTGGCCGTGCCGCGACATCGAGAGATCCATGAATATACGGCAAGGGCTATTCTTAAACTCGTTGACGGAGAAAAGGAATGA